Genomic DNA from Spiroplasma alleghenense:
TGCTCAAGTTTAGGGTTAACTCATTTGAAGGAATTAAGTGATGATGAACAAAATACTACTCTAGAACTTATTTGAGTTTGAAACTTAGTTTATTCATTCTCAAGTTGATATTTGAAATTTATGACTGCTAAGGAAATGGAAGTTATTGATGATAATTTAAAAGATAAATTTTCAAAATCATTTGAAGTATTTACTTCAGGTGAAAACATTTTTGAAGCAAATCAAATCAAATTTAAACCTAACCCAGAAATGATTGAAGCGGCTAATAAGTTTGAATTAAAACTTATTACAATGAATTAATTAAAAGGACATAAAAATGAAAAAAATTATAGTTGAAAATCAGTTTTGAAACATATTTCCAGAAGCTAAAATAGCTATTATAACAATTCAAAACGTCGATAATTCAACGCAAACCGATACTGAATACTTTGTAAAAATGTTAGAAAAAGCAGTGAAAGAGTCTTTAAAGTTTACTCAAAATGAAAATTTTTCAGAAAATGAAGTTATCCAAAAATGAAGAAACGCTTATCAAAAATTTAAAACTAAAAAAGGGGCTCGCTCCTCAATAGAGGCATTGCTAAAAAGAGCTAAAAACAACAATCAAGTACATTCAATCAATCCTATGGTGGATTTTTACAACTGTATTTCAATGACCTATGGGGTTCCTTGTGGTGGTGAAGACGTTGATAAAATTAAGGGAGACCTTCTCTTAACAACCGCTGTAGGTACTGAAGAATTTAAACCCCTAGGGTCATCAGAAAATGAGAGTCCATTTCTTGATGAAATAATTTACAAAGATGAAGCCGGGGCAATCTGTAGATGTCTCAATTGAAGAGAAGCGCAAAGAACAATGCTAACTGAAGATACCAAAAATGCAATTTTTGTGATCGAGGAAATTGATGCAAGTAAATCTAATATTGAAGTTGCAGCCAACGAACTTGGGAAATTGTTTCAAGAGTTTTTTAAAGTTATACCAAAAGTCGCCTTTTTAGATAAAAATAATCCTGAGACCGATTGAACTTATTCTGTCAAGTATAGAATAAGTTTTTTTATTCTATAAGGTACTCCATGCTTGTCATGGAGTTTTTTCGTGCTTAATCATGACTCTATTAAAGTTATAAAAATTAATGTAGTCTATGAAATTATTATACACCTCTGAGTAGGTTTTAAAATTTTTCCTAAACCACTCTGTTTTATAGCAAGCGAAAAAGGACTCAGCAACAGCGTTATCAACGGAATTACCGGGCCTGCTCAGCGAAATTTTTATATTATTTTTACTACAATATATTTCAACAGCGTCACTGGTATATTGAAATCCGTTATCAGAATGGATTATTATATTTTTATCAAAATCAAAATAACTCTCAGCCATTTTCAATGTTTTTAAATAGATTTTGTTGTCATTCCTTAAAGAAACATCATATCCAACAATAAACCCAGTGCTCACGTCTTTCAAAATACTAAGATAGGCAAATCTGTTATTTGAAAATGGCAAAAAAGAAACATCGGTTACAAAAAGTTCGCCCTTACTATATTTATTTCATTTTCGATTTACAATATTTTCGTGTTTTCTGTTTTTTAAAATTTTTACTTCTTTTGGTTTGCGTTTCTTTTTGATTCTTGTCTTGGATTTTATCCCTAATTCTTGCATATAACGATATACTTTTTTGCCTGAAACAGAAATATTATATTGGTTTTTTAAAACAATTCTTATCCTTGGATATCCATAAATTTCTTTGTATTGTTGAAAAATACTTTCAATTAAATCTAAAAGTTCTTGATCAATTTTGTAATTAAAGTTTGGTCGATTATTTTTAACTCAGCGATAATAGCTTGATTGAGTTGTTTTTAAAATTTTGCAGATAAAAGATACCGGTCATAATTTTCTCTGAGTGTCAATTGACTGATATTTTATTTGTTGTTTTTTTCTAAATCCTCCAGGTATTGATTGAACTTCTTTAGAAATTCGTTTTCCATTTCAAGTTCCTTATTTTTCTTTTTCAAACGATGTAATTCATAACTTAATTTATCTCGCTTAGACGGCGCTCCAATTCTACTAATACCTGCAGTTTGTCCTTTTCTAGATGATATTCTCTTTAAATACTCTTCCCCAAACTGCTCGTATCCCAAAGCTCATTTTCGAGCTGCCGAGTATGAGACATTGTATTTAGCTGCTAATTTTTTTCAACTTTGTTGATTTTGCAATCAATCATGCGCGATTTCTAACTTTTTATCAAAAGAAGTCATGTGACTTTTATTTCCTTTTAAATTGGCCATTTAAAAAACCTCCTATGCAAAGAGTTTACTAGAATAATTTTTTTATTCTACCTCTATACATAAGAGATTATATTCAATCCTGAGACCGATATTTTTTAATTTAATAAAAAATAATAAACCTTAAAATTAGGAATAATTTTCCCAATATATAACAGGAAAACCAACCTTAAGTTTAATAAACCAAAATAGTATTGTACAATTTTATATTTGTACAATACTATTTTTGGTTTTGTTTAATTTTCCTCTATTTTTTACTTAAATTTCTAATTATTTGAATCAACGATTTTCAACCCTAGTTGACTTTATATATATATATATATACTAGGTATAGATATATAAAATTATAAGGAGAAATAAAAATGAAGAAATTATTGAGTATATTAGCATCAACAGCAATGGTAATTACGATCCCAACAAGCGTAGTTTCTTGTAAAAAAAATAGAATAAATCCTGAAAACGAATTTGACTATAGAGCTTTACAACTAGAATTAAAAAATTCAGTTCAACAAATCTTTGAATCTAATTTAAAAAGTGATTTTGATAATTATTTTTTCGTATCAGAATCTAATGGTGGAGACAATGGTGTTGATTATCCATTTGATAATAGCAAACTTTGAATTATAGAAAACAAAGAGGCTATTGAAAAACTTGAAACCCCTGAATCAAAGGAAATTCAAAATAATATTAATCAAATTATTAGTTGAGAAAATGTTGAAGCTGAAATTAATAGTAAGATCATGACTGATGTTAATTTTAAGCCTGTATTAGTTAATGGAAAGTCACCGCTAGCTGACGGCTATTTTATTGACGCAATTGAAATTAAAGAACAGGGTGAAGACGGACCGATTTCGCTTTATATTAACATCGGAGCCAATTTTTATTTTTTAAATTCAAACGGTGAAGTCGAAGTCGAAACTTTGAACAATTTTAAAACCTCAATTACCATTACATGTGACGAAACGGATGCAGACTCGTTAAACAAAGTAAAAAATATCTACACAGACACCTTAAATACACAAGAAAATGCAAATAGCTTTATATACAGAAGTGACAAAGGTAACTTACAAAACACCGCTGATGCAATTAGGGAAAAAGCTCCCGATAACAGCGTCTACAATCAATTTGAATCTATTTTAAATTTCATTGATTTTGAGGATAAAGAAATCACCTTTAATAAAGAATATATAATAAGCCCAGTATATGAAAATATAATTGATTCTTCAGTAGATTCTGGAAATAGTAAATTCCGATTGCAAGGGGGTAACGTATCCTATGGTGTTGGTACGCCCACTTTAAAAAAAGCTGTGAGAGGTGACAAAGAAGCGGAAGAAAAATTCATTTCTGAAGTTAGCAAAAACGGTTCAACATTTTATATTAATAATGTTAAATATAAGGTTGAAAATATTGAGGAAATGTCAGCAAAATATGAAGACTTTTCTGAAGTGATTAACTCATTTAATTTAGAATATAATTTAAAGAATAATTCTGCTTTTAAAAATAGCATAGAAAATTCTAATTTTAAACTTAACCCAGAAGAAGAGAGAAATTACATTGCGCTGTTTAGGGCCTCAATAAAAGGTATAACCTTTTCTCTTAATGGCTTTGAATATGATTTACCCGAAGAACAAATCATTATTAAACAACTTCCAGAAAGTGAAAACACTAAAGTTTTATACAAAAAATTTGTTCAAGATGCATTTGATTTTATCAAAACATTTTTTGGTTTTAGTCAAGAATGATCTATTGAAGATAACTGAGACTATTTTTACTATCTTAAAAAACCTGAATCTTGAAAAGATATTGAACCAACCACGCCAATTTCAACCTCTTACGGATTAGATCAATTGTTTGAGGCGAACCCAGAAGCAACTAAATATCTTGAAACACTGGACTTAACCATTGGTGTTAGTTTTGCGGAGAAGCAATTCTATAGACCTTTGAAGTGAATTTCTTTTAATGAAAATAATGATATATATTTTTATAATAATTTAACCGACAATATTTGACCTGCTAAATTAAGAGTTTGATACTTTTCATCAGCACTAACAAGCAATGACTTAAATAATAAAAATGATTTTTATTTTGGTGAGAGATATGATTATAGGATGATTAAAGTTAATGAATCTATATCTCCATATAAATTTAAAAATTAATCATGACTAATTAATAAATTTAAGTTTCATTACTAGAGTGTTACACCAAAAGTTGCATTTTTAGATAAAAATAATCCTGAAGCTGATATTTTTTAATTTAATAGAAAATAATGAACTATCAAATAAAAACTAATTCTCCAATATACAACTACGATAGAAGCAATTTTATCGTTCAGAATTGTATGTGAGGAGAATTTTTTATTTAAAATTAAATTACTAAAATCATTGTATTATTTTAAATAATTAATTAAAATAAACATAATGTGAAAGGCGGATGTCAAAATGTTTAAAAAATCATTAATTAATCTACAAGAACAGTACTTAATCACTCAATGATTATTTGTTTTTGCGTCTCGCTCAGAAGCTTTTGAGAAAGTGTTAGAAAACGAATCGCTCTCCGTATTAGCTAATTTAGCTTAATTAAAATACAAACTTAGTTTGTATAATTTTTTATTGTTTAATTAGTAAAGGAGAAATACGATGGAAAAAAACAGTATTCTTCAAATCCGAAATATAACAAAAGACTACGACGGAAAAGTCGTTTTAAAAGGGATTAGTTTAAATATTCACGAAGGAGAGTTCATAACCCTTCTGGGTCCAAGTGGATGTGGTAAAACTACAACTTTAAATATTATTGGAGGATTTGAAAAACCAAACTCGGGGGAAATTTTATTTGAAAATAAAAACCTTCTGGCTCTACCAATTAATAAAAGACAAATGAACACTATTTTTCAAGGTTACGCTTTGTTTCCTCATCTAGATGTTTTTGATAATGTGGCATATGGATTAAGAAATAAAAAAACTAAACCAGACATTATTGAAAAAGAAGTAATGGCGCACTTAAAACAAGTAGGATTGCTTGGTAGTGAAAATAAGAGAGTGGATGAACTTTCTGGAGGTCAAAAGCAACGTGTTGCGATTGCGCGTGCTTTGGTAATGAAACCAAAAATTTTGCTACTTGATGAACCAATGTCTGCTTTGGATGTTCACTTAAAGAAAATCATGCAAGCAGAATTAAAAAGATTGCAATTAGAGGTAGGAATTACTTTTATTTTAGTAACCCATGATCAAGAAGAGGCTCTAACCCTAAGTGATCGAGTTGTTGTAATGAATCAAGGAACAATTCAACAAGTTGGAACTCCAGAAGACATTTATAATGAACCAGAAAATAAATGAGTTGCTAAATTTATTGGAACTAGTAATGTCATTGAAAACGGAATTTTCATTAAAGACCGTAAAGTTAAAATTGATGGACAAGAATTTAGTTGTCAAGATAAAGGTTTTGGGGAAAACGATGAAAATATTGATATTGTCATCAGACCCGAAGATATTGATATTGAAACTCC
This window encodes:
- a CDS encoding B3/B4 domain-containing protein, with product MKKIIVENQFWNIFPEAKIAIITIQNVDNSTQTDTEYFVKMLEKAVKESLKFTQNENFSENEVIQKWRNAYQKFKTKKGARSSIEALLKRAKNNNQVHSINPMVDFYNCISMTYGVPCGGEDVDKIKGDLLLTTAVGTEEFKPLGSSENESPFLDEIIYKDEAGAICRCLNWREAQRTMLTEDTKNAIFVIEEIDASKSNIEVAANELGKLFQEFFKVIPKVAFLDKNNPETDWTYSVKYRISFFIL
- a CDS encoding helix-turn-helix domain-containing protein; this translates as MANLKGNKSHMTSFDKKLEIAHDWLQNQQSWKKLAAKYNVSYSAARKWALGYEQFGEEYLKRISSRKGQTAGISRIGAPSKRDKLSYELHRLKKKNKELEMENEFLKKFNQYLEDLEKNNK
- a CDS encoding IS3 family transposase → MSKEVQSIPGGFRKKQQIKYQSIDTQRKLWPVSFICKILKTTQSSYYRWVKNNRPNFNYKIDQELLDLIESIFQQYKEIYGYPRIRIVLKNQYNISVSGKKVYRYMQELGIKSKTRIKKKRKPKEVKILKNRKHENIVNRKWNKYSKGELFVTDVSFLPFSNNRFAYLSILKDVSTGFIVGYDVSLRNDNKIYLKTLKMAESYFDFDKNIIIHSDNGFQYTSDAVEIYCSKNNIKISLSRPGNSVDNAVAESFFACYKTEWFRKNFKTYSEVYNNFIDYINFYNFNRVMIKHEKTPWQAWSTL
- the potA gene encoding spermidine/putrescine ABC transporter ATP-binding protein; translation: MEKNSILQIRNITKDYDGKVVLKGISLNIHEGEFITLLGPSGCGKTTTLNIIGGFEKPNSGEILFENKNLLALPINKRQMNTIFQGYALFPHLDVFDNVAYGLRNKKTKPDIIEKEVMAHLKQVGLLGSENKRVDELSGGQKQRVAIARALVMKPKILLLDEPMSALDVHLKKIMQAELKRLQLEVGITFILVTHDQEEALTLSDRVVVMNQGTIQQVGTPEDIYNEPENKWVAKFIGTSNVIENGIFIKDRKVKIDGQEFSCQDKGFGENDENIDIVIRPEDIDIETPEKGFFQGKVESVIFKGVYYEVIVATKFRNWLIHTTDLIEDGSKVGIRWNVEDIHVMWKEIDN
- a CDS encoding lipoprotein; this encodes MKKLLSILASTAMVITIPTSVVSCKKNRINPENEFDYRALQLELKNSVQQIFESNLKSDFDNYFFVSESNGGDNGVDYPFDNSKLWIIENKEAIEKLETPESKEIQNNINQIISWENVEAEINSKIMTDVNFKPVLVNGKSPLADGYFIDAIEIKEQGEDGPISLYINIGANFYFLNSNGEVEVETLNNFKTSITITCDETDADSLNKVKNIYTDTLNTQENANSFIYRSDKGNLQNTADAIREKAPDNSVYNQFESILNFIDFEDKEITFNKEYIISPVYENIIDSSVDSGNSKFRLQGGNVSYGVGTPTLKKAVRGDKEAEEKFISEVSKNGSTFYINNVKYKVENIEEMSAKYEDFSEVINSFNLEYNLKNNSAFKNSIENSNFKLNPEEERNYIALFRASIKGITFSLNGFEYDLPEEQIIIKQLPESENTKVLYKKFVQDAFDFIKTFFGFSQEWSIEDNWDYFYYLKKPESWKDIEPTTPISTSYGLDQLFEANPEATKYLETLDLTIGVSFAEKQFYRPLKWISFNENNDIYFYNNLTDNIWPAKLRVWYFSSALTSNDLNNKNDFYFGERYDYRMIKVNESISPYKFKN